The Pseudarthrobacter sp. NS4 genome includes a window with the following:
- a CDS encoding carboxypeptidase-like regulatory domain-containing protein yields the protein MFRTASLKFVAGISAALVALSGIGPAAAQYNPVAYIEGVVSAPPGTTLDQLQVQLHDIQNYQGHTAVPVGADGRYRAPYSWLQHANIKVLGGASGLADTWYGNVSRQEDATNIPVGGRTVTGVDIVMSSGSAITGVVSAPAGTDLTALTVVAASEFMSPHRTTFPATIRSVGVAPDGSYRIAGLGANTYTVQVQAGTNPLLETWYGSGSDEQAAKPVHVATATDTSGININMLKPASVSGTAVFPPGSTPEPGFVTLYSENGNKIARTTFGPDGAFHFPQVSPGPIKLSFGGSAPQSGFASMWYPTAGQFASGEPLNLAPGESRTDLKLIMTPAGSITGTVSGTEGATVGVRLLDSLGRLVSSAQTDAAGKYVLGRIGPGAFKVRFGDVGYRSTSAPLMPQFYPGIAEGARYTAGADVTVAPGQATAGIDAAMTRGGAISGLILDTQGVPLASHSVNTVSLNGSVEERSAWTDTAGRFSISGLSDGDYILETNFDPYSNSLYPLGHLYSGNVRERPKAQTLSIRNGQPVDAGTLSYATAGRTPSPDAGKFTPVSPTRILDTRTRLLPVGPNTKRIVEVAGKAGIPADASAVALNLTVTEPSSYGHVYAVPFGALTPDTSNVNYDQQETVPNYVIVPIKDGRIALGNEGQGAAHLIADVAGYFTGGIPADAGAYHPLTPFRAADSRGTGGTPGGQQFDVQLAGLSKMPSDVGAVVVNLTAARVWSWDPRSQTSYGHLTAFATGTARPATSNVNYDWTTGDTPNLAVVPVSADGKISIANTSPGSVGIIVDVMGYFRNGEATTAGTYQSVAPKRLLDTRQTPAPVGAGKDIHVAVAGANTIPTGAKAAMVNLTATEPKSYGHLTAYPAGKALPSTSNVNYSQGQTVANFAVVPIGADGKISVRNTSGDQTHVIVDVVGYILG from the coding sequence GTGTTTCGCACCGCGTCACTGAAATTTGTTGCCGGAATCTCCGCTGCGCTGGTCGCACTCAGCGGCATTGGGCCTGCTGCTGCTCAGTACAATCCTGTCGCGTACATCGAGGGCGTGGTGTCTGCCCCGCCCGGCACCACGCTCGACCAGCTCCAGGTTCAGCTCCATGACATCCAGAACTACCAGGGACATACCGCGGTTCCTGTTGGAGCAGACGGTCGTTACAGGGCGCCCTACAGCTGGCTTCAGCACGCGAACATCAAAGTCCTGGGTGGTGCCAGCGGCTTGGCCGACACCTGGTACGGCAACGTTTCCCGGCAGGAGGACGCAACAAACATTCCTGTTGGCGGCAGGACCGTAACTGGCGTGGACATTGTCATGTCCTCCGGTTCCGCCATCACCGGGGTTGTCTCGGCGCCTGCAGGTACTGACCTCACTGCCCTGACCGTCGTTGCCGCCAGCGAGTTCATGTCGCCCCACCGCACGACGTTTCCAGCCACCATCCGGTCTGTTGGAGTTGCCCCCGACGGCAGCTACCGAATTGCGGGCCTCGGCGCCAATACCTACACCGTTCAGGTCCAGGCCGGGACTAACCCCTTGCTGGAAACCTGGTATGGCAGCGGATCGGACGAGCAAGCAGCCAAGCCAGTGCACGTCGCAACCGCGACAGACACTTCCGGCATCAACATAAATATGCTGAAACCGGCCAGCGTCAGCGGCACTGCCGTGTTTCCGCCGGGGTCGACGCCTGAGCCCGGCTTCGTCACTCTGTACTCCGAAAACGGCAACAAAATAGCCAGGACTACCTTTGGCCCCGATGGCGCATTCCACTTCCCCCAGGTATCGCCAGGTCCCATCAAATTATCCTTCGGCGGCAGCGCGCCACAGTCCGGTTTCGCCTCCATGTGGTATCCCACCGCGGGCCAATTTGCCTCAGGCGAACCGCTCAACCTGGCACCGGGTGAATCGCGTACAGACCTGAAACTCATCATGACACCGGCGGGCTCGATCACCGGGACCGTTTCCGGGACCGAGGGTGCCACGGTGGGAGTCAGGCTCCTGGACTCGCTGGGCCGCCTTGTCAGTTCAGCCCAGACCGACGCCGCCGGCAAGTACGTCTTGGGACGGATCGGGCCGGGAGCCTTCAAGGTGCGGTTCGGTGATGTGGGGTACCGCTCCACCTCGGCACCACTGATGCCACAGTTTTATCCGGGAATTGCCGAAGGTGCCCGATACACCGCAGGTGCGGACGTAACGGTTGCCCCAGGACAGGCAACGGCTGGAATTGATGCCGCCATGACCCGGGGTGGCGCCATTTCAGGCCTCATCCTCGACACCCAGGGCGTGCCTCTCGCGTCGCACTCGGTCAACACAGTTTCGCTGAATGGTTCAGTGGAGGAACGCTCAGCCTGGACGGACACGGCCGGCAGATTCTCCATCTCCGGGCTTTCCGACGGTGACTACATCCTGGAAACAAACTTCGACCCCTATTCCAACAGCCTCTACCCTCTCGGCCATCTGTATTCCGGAAATGTCCGTGAGCGCCCAAAGGCCCAGACACTCTCCATCCGCAACGGCCAGCCGGTGGACGCCGGGACGCTCTCCTACGCCACGGCGGGCCGGACGCCGTCCCCGGACGCTGGCAAGTTCACGCCGGTTTCCCCCACCCGGATCCTCGATACCCGGACAAGGCTCCTTCCCGTAGGCCCCAACACCAAGCGGATCGTGGAGGTGGCAGGAAAAGCCGGCATCCCCGCCGATGCCAGCGCGGTGGCCCTGAACCTCACTGTCACCGAGCCGTCGTCGTACGGGCACGTCTACGCAGTTCCTTTCGGGGCACTGACGCCCGACACCTCCAACGTCAACTACGACCAGCAGGAAACCGTACCCAACTACGTTATTGTGCCCATCAAGGACGGCAGGATTGCCCTCGGCAACGAAGGGCAGGGAGCTGCCCACCTGATTGCCGACGTCGCGGGCTACTTCACCGGCGGCATACCAGCCGACGCCGGGGCCTACCATCCACTCACGCCGTTCAGGGCGGCCGACAGCCGCGGTACGGGCGGGACTCCAGGCGGCCAGCAGTTCGATGTGCAGCTGGCGGGCCTGTCCAAAATGCCCAGTGACGTCGGGGCTGTTGTGGTGAACCTGACAGCAGCCCGCGTCTGGTCCTGGGATCCCAGATCGCAAACCAGTTATGGCCACTTGACCGCATTCGCCACCGGAACCGCCCGGCCTGCAACCTCCAACGTGAACTACGACTGGACCACCGGTGACACCCCAAACCTAGCCGTCGTTCCGGTGAGCGCGGACGGGAAGATCAGCATTGCCAACACCTCACCCGGATCGGTGGGCATCATTGTTGATGTGATGGGGTACTTCAGGAACGGCGAAGCCACCACCGCCGGTACCTACCAGTCCGTGGCACCCAAACGCCTGCTCGATACCCGCCAGACCCCTGCTCCCGTAGGTGCAGGCAAGGACATACATGTGGCCGTGGCCGGAGCGAACACCATCCCGACGGGCGCGAAAGCGGCAATGGTGAATCTGACTGCAACGGAACCGAAGTCGTACGGCCACCTGACGGCGTATCCCGCGGGCAAGGCTTTGCCTTCCACCTCAAACGTCAACTACTCACAAGGCC
- the arr gene encoding NAD(+)--rifampin ADP-ribosyltransferase, translated as MHALENIPAGPNDSGPFYHGTRAGLRPGDLLVPGYASNYGGRKTANHIYFTATLDAATWGAELSAGEGPGRIYRVDPTGPFEDDPNLTDKKFPGNPTRSYRTREPLRVLGEVPDWQPHSPEALQHMRNHLEELKRQGIEAID; from the coding sequence CTGCACGCCCTGGAGAACATCCCGGCCGGCCCCAACGACTCCGGGCCCTTCTATCACGGCACCAGGGCCGGCCTGCGGCCCGGGGACCTGCTGGTTCCCGGCTACGCCTCCAACTACGGGGGACGGAAGACCGCGAACCACATCTACTTCACGGCCACCCTGGACGCCGCCACCTGGGGCGCCGAACTCAGTGCGGGCGAGGGGCCCGGCAGGATCTACCGGGTGGACCCCACCGGCCCTTTCGAGGACGACCCCAACCTGACCGACAAGAAGTTCCCCGGCAACCCCACCCGGTCATACCGCACCCGCGAACCCCTCCGCGTGCTCGGCGAGGTCCCGGACTGGCAGCCGCACTCCCCCGAGGCGCTGCAGCACATGCGCAACCACCTGGAGGAACTGAAGCGGCAGGGCATCGAGGCCATCGACTAA
- a CDS encoding glycoside hydrolase family 28 protein: MEGREPGAVASNVRIVGKGVVDGNGWKRTTAGSIVDEAGNELPQYIASNAGKVLQDGLLAANQFRNAKEDPESLTGVVNKPENLQDSVLYSQYRSSLMTFMGVENLYLEGVTADNPAFHGVMILDSENTTVNAMKHTTYNTNNGDGVEFGGTHNGMVVNNFFDTGDDQVNFAAGQGKYGAQGRASEDVWIFNNYMRMGHGGVAVGSNTAAWVQRVLAEDNVMYKVETGGLRMKSTSDMAGGGRDFLFRDTAMACMGSSAFIMTLSYNLSPTGYVAADSATFKDVVVRNVSVDGNNSPTCGMAVSDSKPVIDIQAGPALGEGTATLSNFTFDDVVFRNVNPTNIKGLTNSTFRDVAFESVRNNANPWRFDQHSTGNTFVNVTPAPAK; the protein is encoded by the coding sequence ATGGAGGGGAGGGAGCCCGGCGCCGTTGCCAGTAACGTCAGGATCGTGGGCAAGGGCGTGGTGGACGGAAACGGCTGGAAGCGCACCACTGCCGGGTCGATCGTGGACGAGGCAGGCAACGAGCTCCCGCAGTACATTGCCAGCAATGCAGGCAAGGTGCTGCAGGACGGGCTGCTGGCCGCCAACCAGTTCCGCAATGCAAAAGAAGACCCGGAATCCCTCACCGGCGTGGTCAACAAGCCGGAAAACCTGCAAGATTCCGTGCTGTACAGCCAGTACCGCTCGAGCCTGATGACCTTTATGGGTGTGGAGAACCTCTACCTCGAAGGGGTCACCGCGGACAATCCGGCCTTCCATGGGGTGATGATCCTGGACAGCGAGAACACCACCGTGAACGCCATGAAGCACACCACCTACAACACCAACAACGGTGACGGGGTTGAGTTCGGGGGAACCCACAACGGCATGGTGGTGAACAACTTCTTCGATACCGGCGATGACCAGGTCAACTTCGCGGCCGGCCAGGGCAAATACGGGGCACAGGGCCGGGCCAGCGAGGATGTGTGGATCTTCAACAACTACATGCGCATGGGCCACGGGGGAGTGGCAGTCGGCTCAAATACCGCCGCCTGGGTGCAGCGGGTCCTCGCCGAGGACAACGTGATGTACAAGGTGGAGACCGGCGGCCTGCGCATGAAGAGCACCTCCGACATGGCCGGAGGCGGACGCGACTTCCTCTTCCGCGACACCGCCATGGCCTGCATGGGCAGCAGCGCGTTCATCATGACGCTCAGCTACAACCTCTCACCCACAGGCTATGTTGCCGCCGATTCCGCCACGTTCAAGGACGTGGTTGTCCGCAACGTGTCGGTGGACGGCAACAATTCGCCCACGTGCGGCATGGCGGTCTCGGACAGTAAGCCGGTTATCGACATCCAGGCAGGACCCGCCCTTGGCGAAGGGACGGCGACGTTGAGCAATTTCACCTTCGACGACGTGGTGTTCCGCAACGTCAACCCCACGAACATTAAGGGTTTGACCAACTCGACGTTCCGCGATGTGGCGTTCGAGAGCGTTCGGAACAACGCCAATCCCTGGCGGTTTGATCAGCATTCAACGGGCAACACTTTTGTGAACGTGACTCCGGCGCCAGCGAAGTAG
- a CDS encoding calcineurin-like phosphoesterase family protein: MYLIARPSKFHPARPLALTASTLAVIAAASLLNPSTGNAAETPDWAATAYRGSVNVIEGPDENQQVIDGVAFVDEDQDSVQDGNERGLPGVTVSNGRDVTKTDNQGRYELPAFDNMTVFMTQPRGYQVPVDEDNVAQFFYHHLPAGSPELKFGGLEPTGPLPDQVNFPLAKSSLTQSPEQHCVIGGDVQTYSQDEVEYARTGAFTDLAARTDYAGCGALFIGDVVGDDLSLYPQTRELAGMLNGPARFLPGNHDLDFDATSSEHTFDTFKANLGPEYYSYDAGKAHVVALNTVEFPTKLPAAKGDYTGSLDEQQLEWLRNDIAQVPQNQLIVLAAHIPLLDYADQGSSKHQVEQVKEIYKILEGREVVALGGHTHSIENLRKGDSLAGWSELFGIDALPFTHITAGAISGDWYSGRQTAEGYPLAYQRDGGLPGVLTLDIKNTEFQERFTVRGEDDSLQMSLGLNTPRYREWFAQNVGSRGNAPQFTDPLTVSREDLANTTWLTTNFWMGSTGSTVKVEIDGGQAVEAVRTQQMQGEGQLVGAEYSDPVAVQEQLVNGGSLADRMMHLWRLQLPADLAAGEHTATVTATDVYGRTFTETLTFQVAG; this comes from the coding sequence GTGTACTTGATTGCCAGACCGTCCAAGTTCCATCCCGCCCGGCCTTTGGCCCTGACCGCCAGCACCCTGGCCGTCATTGCCGCAGCCTCGCTCCTGAACCCTTCCACCGGCAACGCCGCCGAGACCCCCGACTGGGCCGCCACCGCCTACCGCGGCAGCGTCAACGTAATCGAAGGGCCTGACGAGAACCAGCAGGTGATCGACGGCGTCGCCTTCGTGGACGAGGACCAGGACTCCGTGCAGGACGGAAACGAGCGCGGCCTGCCGGGGGTGACCGTGTCCAACGGGCGTGACGTCACGAAGACGGACAATCAGGGCCGCTACGAGCTGCCGGCGTTCGACAACATGACCGTGTTCATGACCCAGCCGCGCGGCTACCAGGTTCCCGTGGATGAGGACAACGTGGCCCAGTTCTTCTACCACCACCTGCCGGCCGGTTCCCCGGAACTGAAGTTCGGCGGTCTCGAGCCCACCGGACCGCTGCCGGACCAGGTGAACTTCCCGCTCGCCAAGAGCAGCCTGACCCAGTCGCCCGAACAGCACTGCGTCATCGGCGGCGATGTCCAGACCTACAGCCAGGACGAAGTGGAATACGCCCGCACCGGCGCCTTCACTGACCTGGCCGCACGCACCGACTACGCAGGCTGCGGCGCCCTGTTCATCGGCGACGTGGTGGGTGATGACCTCTCGCTGTACCCGCAGACCCGGGAGCTGGCCGGCATGCTGAACGGCCCGGCCCGCTTCCTCCCTGGGAACCACGACCTTGATTTCGATGCCACCAGCAGCGAGCACACGTTCGACACGTTCAAGGCCAACCTGGGTCCGGAGTATTACTCCTACGACGCCGGCAAGGCCCACGTCGTGGCGCTGAACACGGTGGAGTTCCCCACCAAGCTTCCGGCCGCCAAGGGCGACTACACCGGTTCGCTGGATGAGCAGCAGCTTGAATGGCTGCGCAACGACATCGCCCAGGTGCCGCAGAACCAGCTGATCGTCCTGGCCGCACACATCCCCCTGCTGGACTACGCCGACCAGGGCAGCAGCAAGCACCAGGTGGAGCAGGTCAAGGAAATTTACAAGATCCTCGAAGGCCGCGAGGTGGTCGCGCTGGGCGGACACACCCACAGCATCGAGAACCTCCGGAAAGGCGACTCCCTGGCAGGCTGGTCGGAGCTGTTCGGTATCGACGCTCTGCCGTTCACCCACATCACCGCCGGCGCCATCTCCGGCGACTGGTACTCCGGACGCCAGACCGCCGAAGGTTACCCGCTGGCATACCAGCGCGACGGCGGCCTGCCGGGCGTGCTGACCCTGGACATCAAGAACACCGAGTTCCAGGAGCGCTTCACCGTCCGCGGCGAAGACGACTCACTGCAGATGTCCCTGGGCCTGAACACGCCGCGCTACCGCGAGTGGTTCGCCCAGAACGTGGGCAGCAGGGGCAACGCCCCGCAGTTCACCGACCCGCTGACGGTTTCGCGGGAAGACCTGGCCAACACCACCTGGCTGACCACCAACTTCTGGATGGGCAGCACCGGATCCACGGTGAAGGTAGAGATCGACGGCGGTCAGGCAGTTGAGGCTGTCCGCACCCAGCAGATGCAGGGCGAAGGCCAGCTGGTCGGTGCTGAATACTCCGACCCCGTGGCAGTGCAGGAGCAGCTGGTCAACGGCGGAAGCCTGGCGGACCGCATGATGCACCTGTGGCGGCTGCAGCTGCCCGCCGACCTGGCGGCCGGCGAGCACACCGCCACTGTCACCGCCACCGACGTCTACGGCCGGACCTTCACGGAGACCCTGACGTTCCAGGTCGCCGGATAG
- a CDS encoding methyltransferase → MPARWRSANGRPAPTRVEVVSDSLTADDAYRMASQGIAMLWHGDFHNARQILNALDRRVGAGKKETAGTPAEKFYRHRQSRSHRARILGLLLIPLDPGPVVPLRRAPDIRQAAAEAYGDIGESSIVSLHELIGAIGAHEWRRNGVYVGALQDRIHPHYGTFFPTRSEYVDLVAAAALPSDTLAFDVGTGTGVLAAVLARRGVQRVVATDIEPRAIACAGENFRNLGVQDRAEAVLADMFPPGRAPLVVCNPPWIPATPHSTLDSAVYDPGSRMLFRFLNELPDHLEPGGEGWLVLSDLAEHLGLRSRDDLLTAIAAAGLAVVERLDTKPTHPKASDRDDPLFVARAAEVTSLWRLVPR, encoded by the coding sequence TTGCCCGCGCGATGGCGTTCGGCGAACGGCAGACCGGCGCCGACGCGCGTCGAAGTGGTCTCCGACTCTCTGACGGCCGATGATGCGTACCGGATGGCGTCCCAGGGGATCGCGATGCTCTGGCACGGTGATTTCCACAATGCGCGGCAGATCCTCAACGCCCTGGACCGGCGGGTAGGCGCCGGAAAGAAAGAGACCGCAGGAACTCCGGCCGAAAAGTTCTATCGGCATCGCCAGTCCCGCTCGCATCGTGCACGCATTCTCGGCCTGCTGCTGATTCCTCTTGATCCGGGCCCAGTGGTGCCGCTGCGCCGCGCACCGGACATCCGGCAGGCCGCCGCTGAAGCGTACGGTGATATCGGCGAATCTTCGATCGTGTCGCTGCACGAGCTTATCGGGGCAATTGGCGCCCACGAGTGGCGACGGAATGGCGTCTACGTCGGCGCCCTGCAGGACCGCATCCACCCGCACTACGGCACGTTCTTCCCCACCCGGAGTGAGTACGTGGATCTCGTGGCCGCCGCTGCGCTGCCCTCTGACACGCTGGCGTTCGACGTCGGAACCGGGACCGGGGTGCTCGCTGCCGTCCTAGCGCGCCGTGGCGTCCAGCGCGTCGTAGCGACGGACATCGAACCGCGTGCCATCGCCTGCGCCGGTGAGAACTTCCGGAACCTCGGTGTCCAGGACCGTGCTGAAGCTGTCCTGGCCGACATGTTCCCGCCGGGACGGGCGCCGCTCGTCGTGTGCAACCCGCCTTGGATTCCGGCCACGCCGCATTCCACCCTGGACAGCGCCGTCTACGACCCCGGCAGCAGGATGCTGTTCCGCTTCCTGAACGAACTTCCCGACCATCTGGAACCCGGAGGTGAGGGGTGGCTTGTCCTCTCCGACCTGGCCGAGCACCTTGGGCTGCGGTCGCGTGACGATCTGCTGACCGCCATCGCTGCGGCCGGGCTGGCGGTGGTGGAACGGCTCGACACCAAGCCAACTCATCCGAAGGCCTCGGACCGTGACGATCCTCTGTTCGTGGCGCGCGCGGCCGAGGTCACGTCCCTGTGGCGGCTTGTTCCCCGATAG
- a CDS encoding thiamine pyrophosphate-binding protein, translating to MTTLTVSGRVAQVLSSYVSDVFGVMGNGNVYFLDAAEKQGLRFTPVRHEGAAIAAADAYYRASGRLAAGTTTYGPGYTNALTALAEAVQAQIPVVLVTGDAPTSGARPQDVDQTAIAAGLGAATFTVTRDAAGAITQQAVEYALTKRTAVVLAIPYDLAALEAGDEELPAPHAPKVTDDADGGLGQAARLLSGARRPLILAGRGAHLAGAGPELRELADRIGALTAGTALALNLLPGEGYLGVAGGFGTDTAAGLMGEADVVLVAGASLSPFTMRFGHLLGPDSTVIQVDTALQPTHPRVDLFVSADAKMAAARLLQLLDGETAADAWRAEARKRLAEGPAHHLGSDETPDGRLDPRSLARALDAVLPERRTVVQDGGHFIGWAPMYWNIPRPQDLVMVGTAFQSIGLGLASAVGAARAVEDGRTLVLASGDGGFLMGLSDLESLIGAASSAVVVIYNDAAYGAEIHQYGSQGLTEKPMLIPEVDFSGIARALGAESAIIRSLADLAALKDWIDAGAQGTFVADCRITSSVRAPWLSEWMKASHAAKAAVAG from the coding sequence ATGACTACTCTCACCGTCTCCGGCCGCGTGGCGCAGGTTCTCAGCAGCTATGTCAGCGACGTCTTCGGCGTCATGGGCAACGGCAACGTCTACTTCCTGGACGCCGCGGAGAAGCAGGGCCTCCGCTTCACCCCCGTCCGGCATGAGGGCGCCGCCATCGCCGCGGCCGACGCCTACTACCGCGCGTCGGGACGCCTCGCCGCCGGCACCACCACCTACGGCCCCGGCTACACCAACGCACTCACCGCCCTCGCGGAGGCGGTCCAGGCGCAGATCCCCGTCGTGCTCGTCACCGGGGACGCCCCCACCAGCGGCGCGCGTCCCCAGGACGTGGACCAGACGGCCATCGCCGCAGGCCTCGGCGCAGCCACCTTCACCGTCACCCGCGACGCCGCCGGCGCCATCACGCAGCAGGCGGTGGAGTACGCACTCACCAAGCGCACCGCCGTCGTCCTTGCCATTCCCTACGACCTCGCGGCCCTCGAAGCCGGGGACGAGGAGCTTCCGGCGCCGCACGCACCGAAGGTGACGGACGACGCCGACGGCGGCCTTGGGCAGGCAGCCCGTCTGCTCTCCGGTGCCAGGCGGCCGCTGATCCTGGCTGGCCGCGGAGCGCACCTCGCCGGCGCCGGCCCGGAACTCCGCGAACTCGCCGACCGGATCGGCGCACTGACCGCCGGAACCGCCCTGGCACTCAACCTCCTGCCGGGCGAGGGGTACCTCGGCGTCGCCGGCGGCTTCGGCACGGACACCGCGGCCGGGCTCATGGGCGAGGCCGACGTGGTCCTAGTGGCCGGGGCGAGCCTGAGCCCCTTCACCATGCGGTTCGGGCACCTGCTCGGCCCGGACAGCACGGTCATCCAGGTCGACACCGCACTGCAGCCGACGCACCCCCGGGTGGACCTGTTCGTCAGCGCAGACGCGAAGATGGCTGCGGCACGTCTCCTGCAGTTGCTTGATGGTGAGACTGCGGCGGACGCCTGGCGGGCGGAAGCCCGGAAGCGCCTGGCCGAAGGACCGGCCCACCACCTGGGCTCTGACGAAACCCCGGACGGCCGGCTGGATCCGCGTTCCCTTGCCAGGGCACTGGATGCCGTGCTGCCGGAGCGCCGCACGGTGGTCCAGGACGGCGGGCACTTCATTGGCTGGGCACCCATGTACTGGAACATCCCCCGGCCGCAGGACCTGGTGATGGTGGGGACCGCCTTCCAGTCCATCGGGCTGGGACTCGCGAGCGCCGTCGGGGCAGCCCGGGCCGTGGAGGACGGCCGCACCCTGGTACTGGCCTCCGGCGACGGCGGCTTCCTGATGGGCCTGTCCGACCTTGAATCGCTCATTGGCGCGGCGAGCAGCGCGGTCGTCGTGATCTACAACGACGCCGCCTACGGAGCCGAAATCCACCAGTACGGCTCCCAGGGCCTGACCGAAAAGCCCATGCTGATCCCCGAAGTGGACTTCAGCGGCATCGCCCGGGCCCTCGGTGCCGAGTCGGCGATCATCCGTTCACTGGCGGACCTGGCCGCGCTCAAGGACTGGATCGACGCGGGCGCACAGGGAACCTTCGTGGCCGACTGCCGGATCACGTCGAGCGTCCGGGCCCCATGGCTGAGCGAGTGGATGAAGGCGTCCCATGCAGCCAAGGCGGCGGTGGCGGGCTAA
- a CDS encoding Lrp/AsnC family transcriptional regulator — MTIVNSRTLDSLDGRIILALDKDPEASALALSRTLGVARNTVHARLARLERSGALRSFSRRLDPAALGYELMAFLSLEISQTRFGSVESGLAAIPEVIEVHATTGDADLMAKVVARGTADLYRITNQILEIDGIQRTSTAISVMELMPPRYDGLISRLSEQESRTSD, encoded by the coding sequence ATGACCATCGTGAACTCTCGCACCCTCGATTCGCTCGACGGCAGGATCATCCTTGCCCTGGACAAGGACCCCGAGGCCAGCGCCCTGGCACTCTCCCGGACGCTCGGCGTCGCACGCAACACGGTCCATGCCCGGCTGGCACGACTGGAGCGCAGCGGCGCCCTCCGCTCCTTCAGCCGCAGGCTGGACCCCGCCGCACTCGGCTACGAACTGATGGCCTTCCTCTCGCTGGAAATCAGCCAGACGCGGTTCGGCTCGGTGGAAAGCGGGCTCGCCGCCATCCCGGAGGTCATCGAGGTGCACGCCACCACCGGGGACGCGGACCTCATGGCCAAGGTAGTGGCCCGCGGCACCGCCGACCTCTACCGCATCACCAACCAGATCCTGGAGATCGACGGGATTCAGCGGACCAGCACCGCCATCTCCGTCATGGAACTCATGCCGCCCCGCTACGACGGCCTCATCAGCCGGCTGTCAGAGCAGGAATCCCGCACTTCGGACTAA
- the hisC gene encoding histidinol-phosphate transaminase yields MTPDQLLTRPDAALPTLRSAVTGLPSYVPGRRSAGADIAALASNESHYCPLPAAITAVAEAAGRMNRYPDMAAVELRERIARHLGVTAAEVAVGPGSVGVLQQIITGLCDTGDEVIFAWRSFEAYPILVELAGARPVRIPLDHLEGHDLDAMAAAVTDRTKVILLCTPNNPTGVPISHDRIEAFLGAVRSDILVVIDEAYVEYAEAGSGPDSLALYREYPNVCILRTFSKAYGLAGLRVGYAVAAPAIAEGLRRTALPFSVSALAQKAAIASLDAGEEMEMRVAAVKLERARMAAQLEAQGWKLQPSQGNFLWIRADGRLLARLVNAFDHAGIMVRAYQGDGVRITVADAASNDRVLRLLEAHVA; encoded by the coding sequence ATGACGCCCGATCAACTCCTCACCAGACCGGACGCTGCGCTTCCCACCCTTAGAAGCGCGGTCACCGGCCTTCCGTCCTACGTCCCGGGCCGGCGCAGCGCCGGTGCGGACATCGCTGCCCTTGCCAGCAACGAAAGCCACTACTGCCCGCTGCCCGCAGCCATCACTGCGGTGGCCGAAGCGGCAGGCAGGATGAACCGCTACCCGGACATGGCCGCCGTCGAACTCCGCGAACGGATCGCCCGGCACCTGGGCGTCACCGCCGCAGAGGTTGCCGTGGGACCCGGCAGCGTGGGCGTCCTCCAGCAGATCATCACCGGACTGTGCGACACCGGGGATGAGGTGATTTTCGCGTGGCGCTCCTTTGAGGCCTACCCCATCCTGGTGGAGCTTGCGGGTGCCCGGCCGGTCCGCATCCCGCTGGACCACCTTGAGGGCCACGACCTCGATGCCATGGCCGCGGCTGTCACCGACCGCACCAAGGTCATCCTGCTGTGCACCCCCAACAACCCCACCGGCGTGCCGATCAGCCACGACCGCATCGAGGCCTTCCTGGGTGCTGTCCGCTCGGACATCCTGGTGGTGATTGACGAGGCCTACGTGGAATACGCCGAGGCGGGCAGCGGCCCCGACTCCCTGGCGCTCTACCGCGAGTACCCGAACGTCTGCATCCTGCGCACCTTCTCCAAGGCGTACGGACTGGCTGGCCTGCGCGTGGGTTACGCCGTGGCGGCGCCGGCCATCGCCGAGGGGCTGCGTCGGACCGCCCTTCCCTTCTCTGTGAGCGCGCTGGCCCAGAAGGCGGCCATCGCTTCGCTGGACGCGGGGGAGGAGATGGAAATGCGGGTCGCCGCCGTCAAGCTGGAGCGCGCTCGGATGGCTGCACAGCTGGAAGCCCAGGGCTGGAAACTGCAGCCGAGCCAGGGCAACTTCCTGTGGATCCGTGCCGACGGCCGCCTCCTGGCGAGGCTGGTGAACGCCTTCGACCACGCGGGCATCATGGTCCGGGCGTACCAGGGCGACGGCGTGCGGATCACCGTTGCCGATGCCGCCTCCAACGACCGCGTGCTCCGGCTCCTCGAAGCCCACGTGGCTTGA